The DNA region TTCTGATACAGCTTTTTCTCGCTTTTTCTGACGCTCGATTTCCAACTGTAAAGAAGGGTTTTCGGTAATCAAGCGCGCTCCTCTACCTAGGGTAATATAGTTCCACGCCCACTGAATCATAACTATTAGTTTGTTATCAAATTCGATCAGGTAGTAAATATGAGCAAATACCCAAATCAGCCAGGCAACAAAACCAGAGAAGCGGCCGAAATTGAGATCGGCAACTGCTTTGTTTTGTCCAATTACCGCCATGCTGCCAAAGTCTTTGTAGCTAAATGGCTCAACTGTTATACCGAGCGTTCTTTTAGCCAATAATTTAGCTACATACTCTCCTTGCTTCATCGCTACAGGAGCAACTCCAGGCAACGGATGCTCTCCTTGATGAGGAAAATTAGCTAAGTCTCCAATCACAAAAATATTAGAATGTTCTTTTAGGCTTAAATCTGGTTCTACAACTACTCTTCCAACCCGATCTAATTCTGCTCCTGTGCGCTCTGCTAGCACTTTACCCATAAAGGAGGCTCTAACCCCTGCTGCCCAAAGAATAGTGTGAGCATTAATAGTTTTAGTTTCATCTCCCTGACGGAAAGTTACGCAATTATCGGCAATGTTAGTTACTAATGTCTTAGTCTGGACATCGACACTCAGTTTCTCCAGAGACTTTTGTGCCTCTACTGAGCATTCTTCTGGATAAGGCGGCAAAATACGCTCCATGCCTTCAAACAACAATATTTTTGCTTGAGTTGTGTCAATAT from Coleofasciculaceae cyanobacterium includes:
- a CDS encoding NAD(P)/FAD-dependent oxidoreductase, translating into MKNTQANQTALPHIVIVGGGFGGLYAAKSLKNAPVRVTLIDKRNFHLFQPLLYQVATGTLSPADIASPLRVVLSKHKNTQVLLDKVVDIDPEAKKVYLEEREALDYDALIVATGVSHHYFGNDQWQDDAPGLKTVEDALEMRRRIFMAFEAAEKESDREKREALLTFVVVGGGPTGVELAGAIAEIAHQSIKDDFRDIDTTQAKILLFEGMERILPPYPEECSVEAQKSLEKLSVDVQTKTLVTNIADNCVTFRQGDETKTINAHTILWAAGVRASFMGKVLAERTGAELDRVGRVVVEPDLSLKEHSNIFVIGDLANFPHQGEHPLPGVAPVAMKQGEYVAKLLAKRTLGITVEPFSYKDFGSMAVIGQNKAVADLNFGRFSGFVAWLIWVFAHIYYLIEFDNKLIVMIQWAWNYITLGRGARLITENPSLQLEIERQKKREKAVSESKEPVSV